The Alphaproteobacteria bacterium genome has a segment encoding these proteins:
- a CDS encoding ATP-binding cassette domain-containing protein, which translates to MTNMAAYGLPEIRDERLPLRDIHVRSLRDLSSRVGGRFEMFIAAAVSNILSLALPIAILQVYDRVIPNAALNTLALLLLGLVAVLILDAMLTLLRSRITAWRAIRLQHLASCASVKRLLDSDLKSFEQDGPGVQLQRLNQIAKLSSFQSGQGMHLLVDLPFAGIFIALIAIISVELAGVLLVVIVTLVSAAALSGMFLRRALEGRAAGDDLRHNFIIELLRGIHTIKTIGAENLMLRRYERLQSTSALFNYAVALNSAVARIVGSGTSQISIVSVAAYGGSMAMKGEISLGALSACIFLAGRTAQPLLRAMGIWARFQSVRIAHEQVEELFAIPLEESGTIDGEDIQGRVSLEHVAFSYDEEDEPVLRDVHLDIEPGELIGVTGRNGAGKTTLLWLMMGMLRPTEGRVAIDGVNVRDYSYEGLHRHIAYLPQDGVLFQGTLLDNLTLYRPELADHAAEIVEKIGLSEIVGALPDGYETEFRDNPSDGLPTGVVQRIALARAFVTVPEPKLVIFDEANSHLDAIGDSELQQMIAEITGKTTMLMVTHRPSLLSKADRTFVLRDGNLEGSVGGAKDLIEALNRDIAE; encoded by the coding sequence ATGACCAATATGGCCGCCTATGGGCTCCCGGAAATAAGAGATGAACGTCTGCCATTGCGAGATATTCATGTCCGGAGCCTGCGAGACCTTTCAAGCCGTGTTGGCGGCCGGTTCGAAATGTTTATCGCGGCTGCAGTCTCCAATATTCTTTCGCTCGCGCTGCCGATTGCCATTTTGCAGGTTTACGACAGGGTTATCCCGAATGCCGCTCTCAACACGCTCGCGCTGTTGTTGCTTGGGCTCGTGGCTGTACTCATTCTGGATGCGATGCTTACGCTGCTTCGAAGCCGTATTACGGCATGGCGCGCCATTCGTCTGCAGCATCTGGCCAGCTGCGCCAGCGTCAAGCGGCTGCTCGACAGCGATCTTAAGTCCTTCGAACAAGATGGACCCGGCGTTCAACTGCAGCGTCTGAACCAGATAGCCAAGCTGAGTTCCTTTCAGTCCGGTCAGGGAATGCATCTGCTCGTGGATCTTCCGTTCGCCGGGATATTCATTGCCCTGATTGCCATAATCTCCGTCGAACTTGCGGGCGTTCTGCTCGTTGTGATTGTTACGCTTGTGTCGGCAGCTGCCCTCTCGGGCATGTTTCTTCGCCGCGCACTTGAGGGGCGCGCTGCGGGCGATGACCTGCGGCACAACTTCATCATCGAGTTGTTGCGCGGCATTCACACGATCAAGACAATTGGCGCGGAAAACCTGATGTTGCGACGCTATGAGCGTTTGCAGTCCACGTCCGCACTTTTCAACTATGCGGTCGCGTTGAACAGCGCCGTCGCCCGGATCGTCGGAAGTGGGACCTCCCAGATTTCCATTGTTTCAGTCGCGGCCTATGGCGGGAGCATGGCGATGAAGGGCGAGATCTCGCTCGGCGCGCTCTCAGCATGTATTTTTCTGGCGGGAAGAACAGCGCAACCCCTGCTTCGTGCCATGGGCATCTGGGCGAGGTTCCAGAGCGTCCGCATTGCGCATGAACAGGTTGAAGAGCTTTTCGCCATCCCGCTGGAAGAAAGCGGCACCATTGATGGCGAAGATATCCAGGGGCGGGTCAGTCTTGAGCATGTGGCCTTTTCTTATGATGAAGAAGATGAGCCGGTCCTTCGTGATGTGCATTTGGATATAGAGCCCGGTGAATTAATCGGGGTTACCGGCAGGAACGGTGCCGGCAAGACCACGCTTCTCTGGTTGATGATGGGTATGCTGCGCCCCACTGAAGGCCGTGTGGCCATAGATGGGGTAAATGTCCGCGACTATTCGTATGAAGGTCTGCATCGCCATATCGCATACCTGCCTCAAGACGGCGTCCTCTTCCAGGGCACACTTCTGGATAATCTTACGCTGTACCGGCCTGAATTGGCCGATCATGCAGCTGAAATCGTCGAGAAGATCGGACTGTCAGAGATTGTCGGTGCACTCCCCGATGGGTATGAGACCGAGTTTCGGGATAATCCAAGCGACGGGCTGCCGACGGGTGTAGTGCAGCGAATTGCCCTTGCGCGCGCCTTCGTAACGGTCCCGGAGCCCAAGCTGGTGATTTTCGACGAGGCCAATTCCCACCTGGATGCAATTGGCGATTCCGAATTGCAGCAGATGATTGCCGAGATTACCGGCAAAACCACGATGTTGATGGTGACACACCGACCCTCTTTGCTCTCGAAAGCGGACCGGACTTTTGTTCTGCGCGACGGGAATCTGGAAGGCAGTGTCGGCGGTGCTAAGGACCTGATTGAGGCGCTTAACCGGGATATAGCCGAATGA
- a CDS encoding peptidase domain-containing ABC transporter, with amino-acid sequence MTSLEHSDILLRSGVQEGISRQKDWFDRFKGRSELVNCLKPLLEALAWRGDPRDLAEAMPHYVDDLNLIDFRNTLSQLNYDSHELRMKLGDIDESLLPCLFLTDQGAAQVVLAIEDGDFLIFDGWMQRVRHTAVHSLTGTAVFVRSADDPLADETTAGDWINSLVHRFRRTVTRLLVITFFVNILSLATPLFIMSIYDVLIPSESTVQLYYLLGGIGVALLFEIAFRVERARAIAYAAGRIDNIVGNIALNRLLFLPARQTENAPVASQISRLEEFELVRELFSSPITEAVLDIPFVLIFIIVIAILGGPIVFIPVTVAVLFVVAGFVLAPRLSRVNKRSVRAQSWMQRFMIEAVSHLRSIKYSGAAPRWIERFREASAASAFADYEKAAVNNQAAVISQVLVFSTGAAILGLGALKVMNGTMSTGALVAIMVLGWRVLSPFQMMVVVLSQLDTIISSIRQLHALILQPTEQSGHARSKRNLKGHIQFSWVSHRYSQDTDPVLFGVSFEAKKGEVVALVGPNGSGKSTIINLLTGLYRPQAGAILLDGVDIRQIDPVYLRQSIGVVSHPTHLFYGTISQNLRLAEPTALDEEIFAAAREASVLEEILALPEAFDTRLTEDVLCKLSAGFKQKLALARIYLRRSPIVIFDEATQGLDEEGDRAFMKAIRDLRGKSTVVIVTHRPSHIRIADQIIVMKGGKVASAGPPEKVLNSRAVDAA; translated from the coding sequence ATGACGTCACTTGAGCATTCCGACATCCTGTTGCGTTCCGGCGTCCAAGAAGGGATATCTCGGCAGAAGGACTGGTTTGACCGGTTTAAGGGTCGTTCTGAACTCGTCAACTGCCTCAAGCCGCTTCTCGAAGCATTGGCTTGGCGCGGCGACCCTCGCGACCTGGCCGAAGCGATGCCGCACTATGTCGATGACCTCAACCTGATAGATTTTCGAAACACACTTTCACAACTGAACTACGACAGTCACGAGCTTCGGATGAAGCTTGGAGATATCGACGAAAGTTTGCTGCCATGCCTGTTTCTGACTGATCAGGGTGCAGCGCAGGTTGTCCTCGCCATCGAGGACGGCGATTTTCTAATCTTTGACGGCTGGATGCAGCGGGTCCGTCATACCGCTGTCCATTCACTTACTGGAACAGCGGTTTTTGTGAGATCTGCCGACGATCCCCTGGCTGATGAAACGACAGCGGGGGATTGGATCAACAGTTTGGTACACCGGTTCCGTCGCACCGTGACGCGCCTGCTGGTGATTACGTTCTTCGTTAATATCCTGAGTCTCGCGACGCCGCTCTTCATTATGTCCATTTACGATGTTCTGATTCCTTCGGAATCGACGGTCCAACTCTATTACTTGCTGGGCGGGATCGGCGTGGCACTTCTGTTCGAAATTGCGTTTCGGGTCGAGCGGGCGAGAGCAATCGCCTACGCGGCGGGAAGAATTGACAACATTGTTGGCAACATTGCGCTCAACCGATTGCTGTTTCTGCCGGCGCGTCAGACCGAAAATGCGCCTGTGGCTTCACAAATTTCGCGCCTTGAGGAGTTCGAACTCGTTCGCGAGTTATTCTCGAGCCCAATCACCGAAGCGGTGCTCGATATCCCGTTCGTGCTGATATTCATTATCGTTATTGCGATTCTGGGCGGCCCGATTGTCTTTATTCCGGTGACTGTCGCGGTCCTTTTTGTCGTCGCCGGTTTCGTTCTCGCGCCGCGCCTTTCGCGTGTGAACAAACGTTCCGTCCGCGCACAATCATGGATGCAGCGATTTATGATCGAAGCCGTGTCCCACTTGCGGTCCATCAAATACTCCGGTGCCGCGCCTCGATGGATAGAGCGTTTTCGTGAGGCCTCCGCGGCGTCCGCATTTGCAGACTATGAAAAAGCGGCAGTGAACAACCAGGCGGCTGTCATCTCACAGGTCCTCGTTTTCTCGACGGGTGCAGCCATTCTTGGTCTCGGGGCACTGAAGGTTATGAACGGCACAATGTCGACCGGCGCGCTTGTTGCGATCATGGTGCTGGGCTGGCGGGTGCTCTCACCTTTTCAGATGATGGTGGTGGTCCTGTCGCAACTGGATACGATTATCAGTTCCATTCGGCAGCTACATGCGTTGATCCTTCAGCCGACGGAGCAATCCGGCCACGCGCGTTCTAAACGAAATCTCAAGGGCCATATTCAGTTTTCCTGGGTCAGTCATAGATATTCCCAGGACACAGATCCGGTTCTTTTCGGCGTTTCCTTCGAAGCGAAGAAGGGTGAAGTTGTGGCCCTTGTGGGGCCGAACGGCTCCGGCAAATCAACGATCATCAACCTTCTCACGGGACTCTACAGGCCGCAGGCCGGCGCAATTTTACTGGATGGGGTCGACATTCGCCAGATCGACCCGGTCTATTTACGGCAATCGATCGGGGTTGTGTCTCATCCCACTCACCTCTTCTACGGAACAATTTCTCAAAATTTGCGGCTCGCGGAGCCAACGGCTCTGGATGAGGAAATTTTCGCCGCCGCCAGGGAGGCGAGTGTTCTTGAAGAGATCCTTGCGTTGCCAGAGGCCTTCGATACACGTCTGACCGAGGATGTGTTGTGCAAGCTGTCTGCCGGTTTCAAACAGAAGTTGGCACTCGCAAGGATATATTTACGTCGTTCCCCTATCGTCATTTTCGACGAGGCCACTCAAGGTCTTGATGAAGAGGGTGACAGGGCTTTCATGAAGGCTATCAGGGACCTCCGCGGGAAATCGACCGTCGTCATCGTGACGCATCGACCCAGCCACATTCGAATTGCCGATCAGATCATTGTGATGAAGGGCGGCAAGGTTGCCAGCGCAGGTCCGCCTGAGAAAGTACTGAACTCACGCGCGGTGGATGCAGCATGA
- a CDS encoding HlyD family type I secretion periplasmic adaptor subunit gives MSTSATQVRFTQRKHRRWSKQTRYLSQSLLLEEVGPPQALRSAVVLVAVSLFAFLGWAYASPLAERVSAVGQVVPNGSVLAVQHLEGGIVSAIPAKEGEIVEPGNVLVVLDPISATADHEEKTTRIAALKLRAERLRAFAEGRLPAFTSVVPDPVFAGLIADQNQIYEFQVRNRENELQVLIHAIEQRQSELLSLQGEKATIADELGIVTQVTEMRKTLLDKGLISRVVYLGTLQQQVTLQGQARKNTSETIRVQQAIAEARGKLVQLASSLESAALAEMGEVSAEIARLERQASKSEGAVSRLEIRAPVRGIVKSVVPNTIGGIIPPGSLVAEIVPLEEELIVEVQIAPEDVGQLRQGQVASVKVSAYDFYRHGEIDGILDRISPSTFENDDGSLYYKARIRLNKLHVGESETQNLILPGMTVEVDVQTGSRTVLQYLLKPLYASVDQGFSER, from the coding sequence ATGAGTACGTCAGCCACCCAGGTTCGCTTTACCCAGCGCAAGCACCGCCGCTGGAGCAAGCAGACGCGATATCTTTCGCAGTCGTTGCTCCTCGAAGAGGTGGGGCCACCCCAAGCTTTGAGGTCCGCTGTCGTCCTTGTGGCAGTTTCACTTTTTGCTTTTCTTGGTTGGGCCTATGCCTCGCCGCTTGCCGAAAGGGTCAGCGCTGTCGGTCAAGTGGTTCCGAATGGCTCGGTGCTTGCGGTTCAACATCTTGAGGGTGGAATCGTATCGGCGATCCCGGCCAAAGAGGGTGAGATAGTTGAGCCGGGAAACGTACTCGTGGTTCTCGATCCGATAAGCGCGACGGCCGACCATGAAGAGAAAACAACCCGAATCGCGGCCTTGAAGCTGCGCGCTGAACGTCTGCGAGCATTCGCTGAAGGACGCCTGCCCGCGTTCACATCTGTGGTTCCCGACCCGGTGTTTGCCGGGCTTATCGCCGACCAGAATCAGATATACGAGTTTCAAGTGCGCAACCGTGAGAACGAGCTGCAGGTGCTGATACATGCGATCGAGCAGCGGCAATCAGAGCTGTTATCCCTGCAGGGGGAGAAGGCAACGATTGCCGATGAGCTCGGTATTGTCACTCAGGTTACGGAAATGCGTAAGACGTTGCTGGACAAGGGTTTGATTTCCCGTGTGGTGTATCTTGGTACATTGCAGCAGCAAGTGACGTTGCAGGGACAGGCACGCAAGAACACCTCCGAAACCATTCGGGTGCAACAGGCGATTGCTGAGGCAAGGGGGAAGCTGGTTCAGCTCGCTTCTTCTCTCGAAAGTGCGGCTCTTGCCGAAATGGGCGAAGTGTCAGCCGAGATTGCACGCCTTGAGCGGCAAGCTTCCAAGTCGGAGGGCGCAGTTTCCCGTTTGGAAATCCGTGCACCGGTGCGCGGAATCGTAAAGAGTGTAGTCCCCAACACGATTGGTGGGATCATCCCGCCGGGGAGTCTCGTTGCCGAGATCGTACCTCTGGAGGAGGAACTGATCGTTGAAGTGCAGATTGCGCCAGAGGATGTAGGCCAGTTGCGTCAAGGTCAGGTGGCATCCGTCAAAGTCAGCGCCTATGACTTTTACCGGCACGGGGAAATTGACGGAATACTCGATCGGATATCACCTTCTACATTTGAGAATGATGACGGCTCACTCTACTACAAGGCCAGAATCCGTCTGAACAAACTGCATGTGGGTGAGTCCGAGACGCAGAACCTTATTCTTCCAGGCATGACCGTTGAGGTTGATGTGCAAACCGGAAGCCGAACCGTGTTGCAGTATCTTCTCAAGCCTCTCTACGCCTCGGTTGATCAGGGTTTCAGCGAGCGCTAG
- a CDS encoding phytanoyl-CoA dioxygenase family protein: protein MADAEAPAEVVLRMYGMCQAIPAALRIYGNPDLLAVAEAVNGEDFVPFNDVIFVKQPGLGPSVSWHQDGVTHWDSPDWDEDIHGFNYQVQLFPTTSANALWVVPGSHKNGKADIKRMEAENGGSDQFPDAIPLVCDAGDVTIVNRQALHGSFANSSPDMRMSITFGFHRRGSVLGQMPALVMEGQTEPMDETRIERRSAVVQVAIDARRQRFPEERPFRYQPFVGREDQFRFGGEARDQVIRNYNLFDLAI, encoded by the coding sequence TTGGCCGATGCGGAAGCGCCGGCGGAAGTGGTCTTGCGCATGTATGGCATGTGCCAGGCGATCCCGGCGGCGCTGCGGATTTATGGCAACCCGGATTTGCTGGCTGTCGCGGAGGCCGTGAACGGGGAGGATTTCGTTCCGTTCAATGACGTGATCTTCGTCAAGCAGCCAGGGCTTGGCCCTTCCGTGTCCTGGCATCAGGACGGGGTTACTCATTGGGATAGTCCCGACTGGGACGAGGACATTCACGGCTTCAACTATCAGGTCCAGCTTTTCCCCACCACGTCGGCCAACGCGCTGTGGGTCGTGCCGGGTTCACACAAAAACGGCAAAGCCGATATCAAGCGCATGGAGGCGGAAAATGGCGGTAGTGATCAGTTTCCGGATGCCATTCCTCTGGTCTGCGATGCGGGCGACGTAACCATCGTTAACCGGCAGGCGCTGCACGGCTCTTTCGCGAATTCCTCACCCGACATGCGTATGTCGATCACTTTTGGCTTCCATCGACGCGGCTCCGTACTCGGCCAGATGCCGGCGCTCGTCATGGAAGGCCAGACGGAGCCGATGGACGAGACGCGGATCGAACGGCGCTCTGCAGTTGTGCAAGTCGCCATCGACGCGCGCCGTCAGCGGTTTCCGGAAGAACGGCCCTTCCGGTACCAGCCCTTTGTCGGACGGGAGGACCAGTTTCGCTTTGGCGGTGAAGCGCGTGATCAGGTGATCCGTAACTACAACCTGTTTGACCTGGCGATCTAG
- a CDS encoding ABC transporter ATP-binding protein, which produces MTATTDGPQGTPGTRQPPERGRPPRAYVGSQISLDEEMFGALFDGGVVRRFMTYVRPYRKQLWLAIAAVLVVTAAQLAIPLIIRFGIDDVLLADDGDTAGLFLVVTVFAAVITVNYGASWLQDRLIGITGEHVIFDLRRAMYAHLQNVSLSFMDKTETGRMMSRLTGDVNSLQEFLDNSVTAFGDLVLLVGIIVIMLTLDFGLGILTLSVVPTLFLVRIVWLPRARVAFRRARETSSTANGALAEGIRAVRTVQSMRREAVNFDLYDEKVQDNLDAHLKSAKMAQVMVPIVDTLTGAAMGVVIVVGGLQVLDSTLDVGVMVAFLFYVQRFFDPIRSLTMQYSVMQRAMASGKRIFEVLDVPLAIDDGPNATHPDAIEGSVEFRDVTFSYVENQPVLRNVSFAVSPGETVALVGPTGSGKTSITSLLHRFYEVNEGAVLIDGHDVRDYAKAALGRHIAMVLQDPFLFTGSIFENIRYRTVNATREAVENAARAVGAHDFITRLGNGYDTMLEEQGRSLSLGQRQLLSFARALVADARILILDEATANIDSHTERQIQTALKRLLEGRTGIVIAHRLATVRGADRIVVLQDGRVVETGPHSELVAQDGLYARLYNLNYASFDDVPEEQFPE; this is translated from the coding sequence ATGACCGCGACGACCGACGGCCCCCAGGGCACCCCGGGTACCCGACAGCCGCCGGAGCGCGGCCGGCCACCACGCGCTTATGTTGGCTCGCAGATCAGTCTCGACGAGGAGATGTTCGGTGCGCTGTTCGATGGCGGCGTGGTGCGCCGGTTCATGACCTATGTGCGCCCTTACCGCAAACAGCTCTGGCTCGCGATTGCCGCCGTCCTCGTCGTCACCGCGGCGCAACTGGCCATACCGCTGATTATTCGGTTCGGCATCGACGATGTGCTTTTGGCCGACGACGGCGACACCGCGGGCCTGTTTCTGGTGGTCACGGTTTTCGCCGCCGTCATCACGGTAAATTATGGCGCCAGCTGGCTGCAGGACCGTTTGATCGGGATCACCGGCGAGCATGTCATCTTCGATTTGCGCCGGGCCATGTACGCCCATCTCCAGAATGTATCGCTGTCGTTCATGGACAAGACCGAAACCGGTCGCATGATGTCGCGTCTCACCGGCGATGTGAATTCACTGCAGGAGTTTCTCGACAACTCGGTTACCGCATTCGGCGATCTGGTCCTGCTGGTCGGCATCATCGTGATCATGCTGACGTTGGATTTCGGACTGGGCATCCTCACCCTGTCGGTCGTGCCCACCCTGTTCCTTGTTCGGATCGTCTGGCTGCCCCGCGCGCGGGTGGCATTCCGCCGCGCGCGCGAAACCAGCTCCACCGCCAACGGCGCCCTGGCCGAAGGGATCCGTGCCGTGCGGACCGTCCAGAGCATGCGGCGCGAGGCGGTCAATTTCGATCTCTACGACGAGAAGGTTCAGGACAATCTCGATGCCCACCTGAAGTCCGCCAAGATGGCCCAGGTCATGGTACCGATCGTCGACACCCTGACCGGTGCCGCGATGGGGGTCGTGATCGTGGTGGGGGGGCTCCAGGTTCTCGACAGCACGCTCGATGTCGGCGTCATGGTCGCCTTCCTGTTTTATGTGCAGCGATTCTTCGACCCGATCCGGTCGCTCACCATGCAGTATTCCGTGATGCAGCGTGCCATGGCGTCGGGCAAACGGATCTTCGAAGTCCTCGACGTGCCGCTCGCCATCGACGACGGCCCCAACGCCACCCACCCGGATGCCATCGAGGGATCGGTCGAGTTTCGCGACGTGACGTTCAGCTATGTCGAGAACCAGCCGGTATTGCGGAACGTGAGTTTTGCTGTCAGCCCGGGCGAGACTGTGGCCCTGGTCGGCCCGACGGGCTCGGGCAAGACCAGTATTACGTCACTACTGCACCGGTTCTACGAGGTGAACGAGGGCGCGGTGCTGATTGACGGTCACGATGTGCGCGACTACGCCAAGGCGGCATTGGGCAGACACATCGCCATGGTCTTGCAGGACCCATTCCTGTTCACCGGATCCATATTCGAGAATATCCGCTACCGGACCGTCAACGCGACTCGCGAGGCTGTCGAAAATGCCGCGCGCGCGGTGGGCGCTCATGATTTCATCACGCGGCTGGGCAACGGCTACGACACCATGCTCGAGGAACAGGGCCGCAGCCTGTCATTGGGCCAACGTCAGTTGCTCAGCTTCGCCCGCGCCCTGGTCGCCGACGCCAGGATTCTGATACTCGACGAAGCGACCGCGAATATCGACAGCCATACCGAGCGCCAGATCCAGACGGCCCTCAAACGTCTGCTCGAGGGCCGCACCGGCATCGTCATCGCCCACCGGCTCGCCACCGTGCGCGGTGCTGACCGGATTGTCGTCCTGCAGGACGGCCGCGTCGTCGAAACCGGACCCCATTCAGAACTGGTCGCCCAGGACGGCCTCTACGCGCGTCTTTACAACCTCAATTACGCCTCGTTCGACGATGTGCCGGAAGAACAGTTTCCGGAATAG
- a CDS encoding ABC transporter ATP-binding protein, whose translation MWRIIRLCLRYRGRVAIAVGATVIAALFQLTVPPLLGSAVDDALGLLDTENATAAAARAALFQTAALLLGVSILRGLFTLMHNYMGEAVGHRMAYDLRLAFYDKLQSLSFSFHDRVHTGELITRGMLDLEGVRMFVSTGLVRLVLLCILIGGGTYLLLSADLLLGAMSLSFVPFVAWQSAVARLKLRSLWLALQARMGIIGRIMDENLTGIRVVRAFGAETYELAKYGEAADTAMALAERRIKTRVASTTIMTFAYFIAMGLVLWVGGTQVLDGRLTVGELTEFLTFMTILQLPVRQLGLLVNSFARASTTGRRLFAVLDLEPTIADRPGAKPLKIKDSVVRYENVSFGYDGDDVPPTLHDVSFEVRRGQSLGIVGPPGSGKSTIAQLLTRFYDVTDGRITLDGQDVRDVTLESLRRQVLTVPQDPFLFTTSLENNIAYGDPWAEDEAITNAAALAQIDTFIGSLPEGYGTLVGERGVSLSGGQKQRIAIARTAMLEPAVLILDDSTAAIDAGTEQQIRELLKAPMQSCATIFISHRLRTLLHADEIIFLEAGRIIERGTHDSLVALDGRYAELHALQNRLDDELTNTPTGLQGATQ comes from the coding sequence TTGTGGCGCATCATACGGCTGTGCCTGCGCTATCGCGGCCGCGTCGCCATCGCCGTCGGCGCAACCGTGATCGCCGCGTTGTTCCAACTTACCGTACCACCGCTTCTCGGTAGTGCGGTTGACGACGCGCTGGGCCTGCTCGACACCGAAAACGCCACGGCGGCGGCGGCCCGCGCCGCATTGTTCCAGACCGCAGCGCTGCTGCTCGGGGTCTCGATTCTGCGCGGCCTGTTCACCCTGATGCACAATTACATGGGCGAAGCCGTTGGCCACAGGATGGCCTACGACCTCCGGCTTGCCTTCTACGACAAGCTGCAAAGTCTGAGTTTCTCGTTCCACGACAGGGTTCACACCGGAGAATTGATCACCCGCGGAATGCTCGACCTGGAAGGCGTGCGGATGTTCGTGAGCACCGGTCTGGTGCGCCTCGTGCTGTTGTGCATTCTGATAGGCGGCGGCACTTACCTGCTGCTCTCGGCCGACCTGCTTCTCGGCGCGATGAGCCTCAGTTTCGTGCCGTTCGTGGCCTGGCAGTCCGCCGTCGCGCGACTCAAACTTCGGTCCCTGTGGCTGGCCTTGCAGGCGCGCATGGGGATCATCGGCCGAATCATGGACGAGAACCTCACGGGTATCCGGGTGGTGCGGGCCTTCGGTGCCGAGACCTATGAGCTCGCCAAGTACGGGGAAGCGGCGGACACGGCGATGGCGCTCGCCGAACGGCGCATCAAGACCCGCGTGGCGTCGACCACAATCATGACCTTCGCCTACTTCATCGCCATGGGCCTTGTTCTGTGGGTGGGCGGAACGCAGGTACTTGACGGCCGTTTGACCGTGGGTGAACTCACCGAATTCCTCACTTTCATGACGATTCTTCAATTGCCGGTCCGCCAACTGGGCCTGCTGGTGAACTCGTTCGCCCGGGCCTCGACAACCGGTCGCCGGCTTTTTGCGGTCCTCGACCTGGAGCCGACGATCGCCGACCGGCCCGGCGCGAAGCCGCTGAAAATCAAGGATTCCGTGGTCCGCTACGAGAATGTGTCGTTCGGCTATGACGGCGATGATGTCCCCCCCACACTCCACGACGTCTCGTTCGAGGTCCGCCGCGGTCAATCCCTCGGCATCGTTGGGCCGCCGGGCAGCGGAAAATCGACGATCGCCCAACTGCTGACCCGCTTCTACGATGTCACGGACGGCCGCATTACGCTGGATGGGCAGGATGTGCGCGATGTCACCCTGGAATCGCTCCGCCGCCAGGTGTTGACGGTCCCCCAGGACCCATTCCTGTTCACGACATCGCTGGAGAACAACATCGCCTATGGCGACCCCTGGGCGGAAGACGAGGCCATCACCAATGCGGCCGCGTTGGCGCAGATCGATACGTTCATCGGCAGCCTTCCGGAAGGCTACGGCACCCTGGTCGGCGAGCGCGGTGTCTCCCTGTCGGGAGGGCAAAAGCAGCGTATCGCCATTGCGCGCACCGCCATGCTCGAACCGGCGGTGCTGATCCTCGACGATTCGACGGCGGCGATCGACGCCGGCACCGAGCAGCAGATCCGCGAACTCCTGAAAGCGCCGATGCAATCCTGCGCAACGATTTTCATTTCCCACCGCCTGAGAACCCTGCTCCATGCCGACGAGATCATATTCCTCGAGGCAGGTCGGATCATCGAGCGGGGTACGCACGATAGCCTGGTGGCCCTGGATGGCCGCTACGCCGAACTCCATGCACTGCAAAACCGGCTCGACGACGAGCTGACCAATACCCCCACCGGCTTACAGGGGGCGACGCAATGA